The Daucus carota subsp. sativus chromosome 9, DH1 v3.0, whole genome shotgun sequence genome window below encodes:
- the LOC135146821 gene encoding cullin-3B-like: MDNNQKEQNFKRRKVVDAKYAEKIWKKLEHAINEIYNHNGRLLSYHELYRDAYEMVLHNFGEMLYTGVESTMTNRLREISKRLAEAEGDLFLEEVFKNWVKNRTVLLMIHDILRYMDRTYIPHNHKTPVRELGMHLWRDIVLQSPKIKTRLLDTPGLVNMLMDDKIEDLRRMYNLFHGVPDGLSTMKAVMTSHLRETGEQLVADTERARNPVKFVKFLLDVKEKYDKIIYLAFCDDKTFQNAFDSSFESIFNLNPRSSEFISLFLDYTLRKGLKVVSEENVEAALNKIVVLLRFLKEKDVFEKYYKQHLAQRLLSAKTVSYNAERSLIVMLKTEFGYQFTLKAERMLADMITSQETMLGFYWAHDAELVDSPTFIVQVLTTGSWPPQPTVTCNLPAEMSALCEKFRYYYLEIHAGRRLSWQTNMGTAVLKAIFGKGQEHQLTVSTYQMCVLMMFNNADQYSYREIQEATEIPPSDLKRSLHSLACVEGKNVLKKDPETKDVSEGDLFSVNENFIGKSYKLTIRTVSAEKESDPKKVEIRQRVENNRNHHIDAAIVRIMKSRRVLDHTDIIAEVTEHLQPRFLADPIVIGRRIESLIEREYLERDGTQRNLYRYLA, encoded by the exons ATGGATAATAATCAGAAGGAACAGAATTTTAAGAGGCGCAAGGTTGTTGATGCCAAATATGCCGAGAAGATTTGGAAGAAATTGGAGCATGCTATCAATGAAATTTACAATCACAATGGTAGGCTTCTTAGTTACCATGAGCTCTATAG AGATGCATATGAAATGGTATTGCACAACTTTGGCGAGATGCTGTATACAGGGGTAGAGTCCACTATGACTAACCGCCTAAGGGAGATTTCAAAACGTTTAGCAGAGGCCGAAGGTGATTTGTTTCTGGAGGAAGTCTTCAAAAATTGGGTTAAGAATAGGACAGTGTTGCTGATGATCCATGACATTCTGAGGTACATGGACAGGACTTATATTCCACATAACCATAAAACCCCTGTACGTGAGCTTGGCATGCACCTTTGGAGGGACATTGTTTTACAGTCCCCTAAAATTAAGACCAGGCTTTTGGATACGCCGGGCTTAGTGAATATGCTTATGGATGACAAGATTGAGGACCTGAGAAGAATGTATAATTTGTTTCACGGGGTTCCTGATGGTCTTTCAACGATGAAGGCTGTGATGACTTCTCACCTCAGAGAAACCGGTGAACAGCTTGTTGCTGATACGGAAAGGGCAAGAAATCCTGTGAAGTTTGTTAAGTTCCTCTTGGATGTCAAGgagaaatatgataaaataatatatctggCATTTTGTGATGATAAGACATTTCAAAATGCTTTTGATTCGTCGTTTGAAAGCATCTTTAATCTGAATCCTCGCTCTTCTGAAttcatctcattatttctggaTTATACATTGAGGAAAGGTCTGAAGGTAGTCAGTGAGGAGAATGTTGAGGCTGCTCTTAACAAGATAGTGGTGCTCCTCCGTTTCTTAAAGGAGAAAGATGTTTTTGAGAAATACTATAAGCAACACTTAGCTCAACGGCTGTTGTCAGCAAAAACTGTTTCTTACAATGCTGAGAGAAGTCTGATTGTTATGCTAAAGACTGAATTTGGATATCAGTTCACTTTAAAAGCAGAAAGAATGCTCGCGGACATGATAACCTCTCAAGAAACAATGCTGGGGTTCTATTGGGCCCATGATGCTGAGCTGGTAGACAGCCCTACATTTATAGTCCAAGTTCTGACGACAGGGTCATGGCCTCCCCAGCCCACTGTCACTTGCAACCTGCCAGCTGAAATGTCAGCTCTCTGTGAGAAGTTCCGCTATTATTATCTAGAAATTCATGCAGGCCGTAGATTGTCTTGGCAAACTAACATGGGCACAGCTGTCTTGAAGGCAATCTTTGGGAAGGGACAAGAGCATCAGTTGACCGTATCTACTTATCAGATGTGTGTCCTCATGATGTTCAATAATGCTGATCAGTATAGCTATAGAGAGATCCAGGAGGCTACAGAGATCCCTCCATCAGACTTGAAGAGGAGCCTGCACTCCTTGGCTTGTGTCGAGGGAAAGAATGTACTGAAAAAAGATCCGGAGACCAAGGATGTCAGTGAGGGGGATTTATTTTCCGTGAATGAAAATTTCATTGGCAAAAGTTACAAACTAACTATAAGAACTGTTTCAGCTGAAAAGGAATCTGATCCTAAGAAAGTAGAGATAAGGCAGAGAGTGGAGAATAACCGAAATCATCATATTGATGCTGCAATAGTACGAATAATGAAATCAAGGCGAGTGTTGGATCATACTGATATCATCGCGGAGGTCACAGAGCATCTGCAGCCAAGATTCCTGGCAGACCCTATAGTGATTGGAAGAAGAATTGAGAGTTTGATTGAGCGTGAATATTTGGAAAGGGATGGCACTCAAAGAAACTTGTACCGATATCTTGCCTGA